The Limanda limanda chromosome 13, fLimLim1.1, whole genome shotgun sequence region tgtatgtgttagaGAGTGATGTGTGTTTAATGGGAGAGGCCTAGTTTTGACTACAGTGTGTTAAATTTGCACAGCACTTTCAAGTGAAGAGCAGGTTCATCTTACAGGTTCACTTTGtattcatggctactttcaggTTAGAGTCAATGGAGTTCATGGTAGTTTTGTTCGTAATGAGTAGCAGAAAAAGCCACAAATATGGTAAGTGATTTTGCCCACTTTAATTTAGAAGTGTGATGCACCAGGTAGAGGTCTGCAAACATCTGTCTAAGACAAAACTGCTCTGACTCAGTAACCTATAGAgctctagaaaaaaaaaaacttctgctTCAGATACTAGATGGAAGAAAAGCCATTTTCCCTCTCTGACCCACATGGTTGACCCTCCAGAGCCGCACGTTTTAACCAagaatctctctctcactctctctctctctctctctctctctctctctctctctctctctctctctctctctctctctctctctctctctctctctctctctctctctctctctctctctctctctctctctctctctctctctctgtgtgtgtgtgtgtgtgtgtgtgtatgtgtaatttTTCTTCCCAGGTATGGGATTATGAGTTGGAGAGGAGCGCGGAGCACTGGGCACATAGCTGCCGCTGGGAGCATGGACCGAGCCACATGTTGACTCAAATAGGCCAAAACCTTGGAGCACACTGGGGCAGGTGTGTATGTACAAATGTTATAGAGATGGAGGGGAGTGCGTATGAGGCCAATATTACAGcaatattatttttgttgtgcatgtgtgtgtgtgtgtgtgttgaggataGTCTGTTTGTTCATAATCAGACTTGTGAATCTGTAGGAATCCACAAATGCATGCTAAGTTTTTTCTGATTATGTAAATAATCTGCAAATGTGTATATACAATCTGTGTTTGCATAATCAGATGTGTAAATGTGTCCAATATCTGTGTGTGATTTGCAACATTTGGTACATGTGTAGACAAATCATTGAATTCCAGTCACTAATATTCATAGATCTACAGTAAACAGGCATTTGGAGATATGTCAACAGATTTGCAAATCTCAGTACACATTCTCCGATCTTTGGTTTCCAAAATAACTGTGCAGAAACAGAATCTGAAGACGCATTTGGAGATTCCTGCATGCATTTCCAATCTCAGCATGCATTTGCAGATTCATATATACAAATCCTATTTTGCACACAAGGGTTGATTTACAACTttccacacacaaataatattgcTACAGTACTGGCACAATTATTGTGTCAGTTAAATTGTGTTTTCCATAGTTTTTCTTagaaatttttttttcatctgtggAACTATTTTTCAGAACCTCATCAGCAAGTCATCAAACTAAATTTAATCTGTATTCATCAGTGCTTTACCTATGctctttgttttggttgtaGTATTGGTGTAATGCTGTATGGTATGTGGTTACCAGTCTGAATTATTGACCCCTTCTACTGGAAGGAGAGAGATTTCTTAATTGTgcttaattaaattaaatgcttTTTGACATTATTAAATTACTATTTGGTGAGTTCACCTACATCAGTGGGAGCTATTTTAAACACACCAAACCTGCTGATGTAAACCTCAACAAGAAAGTTTAACCCTCTTACCAAGAAATCAATGCATATATTCTAGGGACAGCATTTCTATGTCATGACACGCAGTCAATATGTGTATTGTGTCTTTTGGacataatacaaaaaaatgaagacagagacagaggtaaAACACACTTTCTTTGACTTTAGGGACCGTCCCCCTACCTTCCATGTCCAGGCCTGGTATGATGAGGTGAGATACTACAGCTATCCCTATTCTCAGGAGTGTAACCCACACTGCCCATTCAGATGTTCAGGACCTGTCTGCACTCACTACACTCAGGTAAACagacttttatatttatgtgtttttaaaggagacatattatgctttTTAAGTGTACCCATTTACCCTAGTCTGGGACACTCCCTCaatcgatcaatcaatcaatcaatcaatcaatcaatcaatcaatcaatcaaaatttatttgtttgtttgtttatttatttgttatatttgtcCCTAATTTTCCCttgcataaaaaaacaatacttatatatatatttgtttaatcttgaaagaaaatacaacaaaatatactgCTGATAACTTTTTATATTACTTGCAATTTCATGATTTAGAGAGGAGAGTCTATAATATTTAATGTATTGTGTAATTTAGTACTCATTTTAAAATCTCTGAATAGAGCTGCTCCCAAATACGTAGCAGACATGCTCGTCCAATATAATAATGCAAGACCAGTTAGATCACTGGGGAGTGGTCTGCTAGTTGTACCCAGGACAAAATCGAAAACATGGAGAAGCATCTTTTAGTGACTACACAGCACAACACTGGAGCCAACTGCCTGATGATCTTAGGAAAGCTCCATCCATTGCAATCTTTATTATTCACAAGTGCCTTTAACTAAGCTATTTTATATGGTAATGTCAATATTGCATTTCATCCTATTTTTATCATATTATTTCACACAGTGTTGTCTATCTGTattatttccccttttcaaCTTATTCTCAGATTTTGATACAGATTTACCGATCTTTTTTCATATACCCTTATTAATCATTTTACCTCTTTTATTCCTCTGTTTTAAACATCTGCTTTTCTGACCCATGCCATACAAGTTTCACCAAACATGACAGAACCACTGGAATGCTTCAATCTCTCTGTGTATCTCACTTTCAGTTGGTGTGGGCAACTAGCAATCGCATTGGCTGTGCCATCAATGTGTGCTACAACATGAACGTGTGGGGAATGATCTGGGCTAAAGCTGTTTATCTGGTCTGCAACTACTCTCCCCCGTAAGTTTCACTTGTTCCAATAAGATTTATTAACCACTTCCACCGACAACACATCTCTTCAGAAAAACATTGGACATGTAACTCTTAATGCTTGATACTTTTGGCATGAATGATGAACTGATTCAAATTACCAATTTAGTTGTTTACCACAAATTACTTTCAATGTATCAGTTCTTTGTGGGATTGATGAAGAGACCAgttgaaaacaaataatcaatGTTCATCAACAGCCAAAGTAACACAGGCCTTAAATTATGTTATGTCGGTTTTACTGATGGAGTTCTTACAATTTCTTAGCTTGAATGCAAACAGGATATATCAGGATATATCACTCATACATATATCAGGTTGAAGAgtgtcaatttatttattttgacttcAAAGTTCTACCCTTAAAACTGTGACAAACTCCATGTTGTGATCGATTTTTCAGGGGTAACTGGTGGGGTCACGCTCCATATAAATATGGATCTCCCTGCTCTGCCTGTCCCGCCAGCTATGCTGGAGGCTGCAGGGACAACCTCTGCTACAAAGGTAAGTTTAGGtcacattgttttggttttctgcCTTGACCTCAACTCCTTAACGTCATTTGCACTTTAGCAAAATGCAGAGACATTGGTAGGTCAAAGGAAAGAGAATGGACtgccttgtgtttttttggttttcacAAAAGTTGCTCTACATAAAGACAAAATATCTCGCTAACATTGTAaccatgttttcagatggaggTGTGGACAGGCGAACGCCTCCTGAGATCGAGGAGAACTACATTGAACCTGACCCCGAAGCAGTGAGGGATAGAGAGCCGCAGCCCAGGGCCCAGTCACCTGACCCCACACCTGCTGAtaacccagagagaaaccagATTGTCAGCACAGAGCAGATGTGTAAGCAGTGCTCCCATGATACTGCATCTCTGACTACAGTCAGGAAGGTGCACCATTATTAGAGACATTACTATGAGATTGTGAAAGGCTCCTGTTTGTGATTTTAGCCCAACAGGTTGAGTGTGATACCAAGCTGAGAGATCGATGCAAGGGAACAACCTGTAACAGGTAAATGCTTAGGAACAGACTGACACTACAACTGATCTTCGCTCATTGCTCATTATCCAGGATATGCAAGGGTTCGTTTTTGCATCCCTGAACAATGCATGGATAAAGTCATCTCAATAGTATGTGCTTTTATTATGAGTAAAGCTCCTTTATCAAAATGTTGTTGACTTTCCCATTGCTCCTGTTTGCAGATACGAGTGTCCACCTGGCTGCTTTCACAGCCTTGGAAAAGTAGTTGGGACTGGATATTACGACATGGTAAATAATAACTAGCGGCATTATGTATTTAATATACTAGTACAGTGTCCGtggtaaacctgcctgtttagaATTGGCCGTTTACTTGGCCTGTGTTGATGCTCctgagctacttcagaatgatTCCCTGTCACTGGTGAGGTGGGGATGGTGATGTGTTCGATGTTTCCTTTGCGCTGCACATTCAAACTCCTGTACTTTCCTTCACTGCAGCAGTCCAGCGTGTGCGGAGCTGCGTTGCACTCTGGTGTCATCGACGATGATGGAGGATGGCTGGATGTGACCAGACTGggcagaaaacaacaattcaccAAATCATACAAGAATGGTATTCAATCAATTGGGTAGGAATCAGTCTCTgtattcagttgtttttttaaaaaaggtgttGATTTAATACAGTGTAGATATACGTGCACACTCCCTGGCTTTTCAGCACAGAGCACCACTTCatgctgttttctttcattttacagGAAAAACAGAAGTGCGAATTCCTTCAAAGTGGAGACAGTGCCTGGTAAGGTGCATACAGTCACTTCTCACTGTAAAGGCACAGATGTGATGTGAATAGCCATACACAGAAATATAGTAGAATCATTatgctgtgtcttttttttctcccagtcAAGGCCGTAACCTGTGAAACCACTGTGGCTCTTTTCTGTCCTTTCAAGAAACCTGTACGACACTGTCCCAGGTAACTAACACTCAACTAGCATATGGAACAGCTGGagcttatattatattaaaaatatacaaatttgtTGACTGAAAACATCTCACTACTTAGGTTCCATCAGCTACCCTGCTTAGAAAATCACTGATAAAGGAACAGTTTccaatatttacatttgaatatttgaaattatttgTGTGACAGAATATTTGCTTTcgtcattttcatatttttttctcattatttcttgttttattttcaaaccaatAACCTGTGGTTCTTTAGGCCCAACTCAACTTTAATATTAACTCAAGTAATTCTAACAGTGTACAGGATCTAACCTCTGGTGGCTCTGCTTTTAAGCAAAGCAAGCACATCCAAGACAATTGCTCTGAAATTTAGATTTTATCAATAACCTTCAGATCCAACATTATACACTGAAAATATCTCATGACCTAACCTgacctctgttttgttttcttcaggttGTATTGTCCCAGGAACTGTTTGAGTGAGAATAAAGGCCGAGTCGTTGGGACAAATTATTACTCAGATGTGAGTCACTCACCATTATATGTAAAGCACAGGCATCACTAACAACATTAATGATGAAGTGCTTGtagaacatcatcatcatcatcatacatGTCAAATCAGTTTTCAATGAAAAATTGTGAAAATTGCGAAAAAATGATCAGCTATGTTATTGCAGACATTTTGACTATTCACTAATAAAATGAAAGATGGAGTTATGAAACATGGATTGaaacttttattaaaatcatttacacCAATTTACAGCCGGTTTTAAAATCTCTGTAGTGAAAAGCTATTTATTTGATTGACTCTTGACAAATGACCATGTATTGTCGTGTTTTCACCTAGAAATCAAGTATCTGCAGAGCAGCCATTCATGCTGGAGTGATCCAGAACGAGTCTGGAGGTTATCTAGACGTGATGCCAGTTGACAAAAGGAGGCAGTACAGTGGCAGCTACACGAATGGCATCACTTCAGAGAGGTATGAATAGAACTATGTGTATCTACCCTGGTTAAAAACGCTATACGCCTCGTACTGATGTCCACAATCACTTTATTCTTTGAAGATATGGAACACCgtgaaaactgcaacaacataaaacacatttcacatacattattttcaCGGACGTTTCTAATTCAATACACAATACTTACAtacaatattatgaataagtacCGTTTCGCCTGCTTATCCAGTAGTAGATAGTCCTATCTcaactctttctgtctctctctctcaacgtACTTGGGTAAACAAAGTGCGTCActtccagcctcagacttcactgaCTATTTCCGGTGGCGTTTGACTTTGACCATTAATCATTTAGATTGACAGTAGAACCATGAACTAGACTCAATTTACTTTACATCATTAACTTATTTaacgtaataaaataaacataaaaataacaaatcaaatgacaattgtacttgtacttccggtgttgtcacaataacacattgCCGTAGCCATAGCGACAGCTACACTCCCACCAAATTAccttcaataaaacaaatggaGATGTGAAATACATTTACACTCTTCATTAATGGTAATTTCCAAGCTCtgatctgtttgttgttgttttttttttctcgaaaATGAACCATGTGACCATAATCACCATTTCCACAACAACAATTCAACAACAGTGAGACAACACCTAAGAATACTCATTTGAAAATGAACCACAGTATAATGATCACCTTTAACTTAGAGAGGATACATTTAAACAATATCTGACCTTTCTCAATCTATTTTCCTACCACTCATTGCTCTCTACCCCTTATTCACTACTCTTCACTAGAACCACTAGCTTCTGAATGGGTCTTTGAATGATGGATGGTTGATTGAGACGTTCACCCCTTTTTCCTAACTTCCGTTCTCCAACTTGTACTGTCACTTTCCGTACCAGTCCATCATCGTCCTCATGTGCTTCGACAACCTTGGCAAGTTTCCATTCATTGCGAGGAACGTCCTCCTCCTTAATGATCACAATGTCACCCACATCCACGTTACGCCTTGGCAAAGTGATATTTGACAGGTATTCCTTCCTCCATCTGTGCCAAAATTGCTCGGAAAGATATTGGACCCTTCTCCACCGTTTTTTAGCATATAGGTCTTCCTTGACAAACTTTCCTGGCGGAGGAAGTGGAATCGAAGATTTCATTGTTATCAAATGATTCGGCGTGAGCGGCTCTAAACTTGTGGGATCACTGATGGTGTCGACAGTGAGTGGACGATTATTTACAATGGCCATAGCCTCGTAAAAGAATGTTCTTAAGGAAGCATCGTCCAACCTTCCAGCGCTGTTGACAAGGACTGTGCTCAGTACACTCCTTACTGTTCTGATTTGGCGCTCCCAGACGCCGCCAGTGTGACTTGAATGTGGTGTATTCATCTGGAAGTCGCATTGATTATCTAATAGGTATGCCGCAACTCTTTCCTTATCGAGCTCTTTCTGAGCCTTTGCCATTTCATTCTTCGCTCCTACGAAGTTAGTGCCCTGGTCCGATCTTATGTGTCTGACGCTACCACGAATAGCGACAAAGCATCGTAAGGCATTGATGAACGCGTCAGTCGTCATATCCTCCAACATCTCGATGTGCACTGCCCTGGAACAAAGACATGTGAAGAGGAGGCCATACCGTTTTTGTTCTTTACGACCCTGCTTGGTGTGGAAGGGACCGAAGCAGTCCATGCCGCAGTAAGTGAATGGTGGTGTAGGCTCAACACGGTCACTCGGTAAGTCCGCCATCCGTTGTTCCTCTGGCGGTGCACGCGCCCTCCTGCACCGTACACACTGCCTGATGTGTTGGGCTACCGCTTTACTTCCGCCAACTATCCAGTAACCATTGGCTCTCAATCCATTGAGAGTTTGTCCTCTGCCTTGATGCTGTATTTTATCATGATAATGAGCAATGATGAGCCTTGTGACAGCGCCATCTTTAGGAAGGATTACTGGGTGTTTCAACTCCAGAGGCGCAGATGCCTTCCTCagtcttcctcccactctcatCACTC contains the following coding sequences:
- the LOC133017559 gene encoding cysteine-rich secretory protein LCCL domain-containing 1-like, which codes for MKSPLPFLCWVRAASLFLCLTQTVLAKVLTNSTRLESILEKYTDKDEEWWRAKPRGKRAISEGDMHLILDLHNKLRGQVHPPASNMEYMVWDYELERSAEHWAHSCRWEHGPSHMLTQIGQNLGAHWGRDRPPTFHVQAWYDEVRYYSYPYSQECNPHCPFRCSGPVCTHYTQLVWATSNRIGCAINVCYNMNVWGMIWAKAVYLVCNYSPPGNWWGHAPYKYGSPCSACPASYAGGCRDNLCYKDGGVDRRTPPEIEENYIEPDPEAVRDREPQPRAQSPDPTPADNPERNQIVSTEQMSQQVECDTKLRDRCKGTTCNRYECPPGCFHSLGKVVGTGYYDMQSSVCGAALHSGVIDDDGGWLDVTRLGRKQQFTKSYKNGIQSIGKNRSANSFKVETVPVKAVTCETTVALFCPFKKPVRHCPRLYCPRNCLSENKGRVVGTNYYSDKSSICRAAIHAGVIQNESGGYLDVMPVDKRRQYSGSYTNGITSERYE